The following proteins are co-located in the Dyadobacter chenwenxiniae genome:
- a CDS encoding Dabb family protein — protein MLLFGAVASASPENPVTKKMLRHVVLFKFKDSATPAQIKEVEEAFKALPSKIKEIKGLEWGTNNSPEGLSQGFTHAFFVTFDDEAGREVYLPHPDHKAFGKVLGPHLDKVLVIDYWTQE, from the coding sequence ATGCTCCTTTTTGGCGCTGTGGCATCTGCTTCACCTGAAAATCCTGTTACCAAAAAAATGCTTCGTCACGTCGTTTTATTTAAATTCAAAGATTCGGCAACGCCGGCGCAGATTAAGGAAGTGGAAGAGGCTTTTAAAGCATTGCCATCCAAAATAAAGGAGATTAAGGGCCTTGAATGGGGAACAAACAACAGCCCGGAAGGACTTTCACAAGGTTTTACGCACGCATTCTTTGTAACATTTGATGATGAAGCGGGCCGCGAAGTTTATCTTCCGCATCCTGATCACAAAGCGTTCGGAAAAGTGTTAGGACCGCATTTGGACAAAGTTTTGGTTATTGATTACTGGACACAAGAATGA
- the trpB gene encoding tryptophan synthase subunit beta: protein METLEKKSYQVDSRGYYGNFGGAFIPEMLYPNVEELRENYLSIIAEPSFQKEYNDLLRNYVGRPTPLYRANRLSEKYKTNIFLKREDLCHTGAHKVNNTIGQILMAKRLGKQRVVAETGAGQHGVATATVCALMNIECIVYMGELDIERQAPNVARMKMLGAEVRPATCGSRTLKDATNEAMRHWINNPVDTHYIIGSVVGPHPYPDMVARFQSIISEEMRWQLKEQTGKETPDYVVACVGGGSNAAGAFYHFLDDEDVKLVAVEAAGKGINSGHSAATTALGKPGVLHGSRTILMQTEDGQVVEPFSISAGLDYPGIGPQHAYLYDSGRGIFMSATDEESVQAAFELTRYEGIIPALESAHALAILGQLGATERENVIVNLSGRGDKDMATYMKYIV from the coding sequence ATGGAAACATTAGAAAAGAAGTCATATCAGGTTGACAGCCGCGGTTATTACGGCAATTTTGGAGGCGCATTTATTCCCGAAATGCTGTATCCGAATGTCGAAGAACTGCGCGAAAATTATCTCAGCATCATTGCAGAGCCTTCTTTTCAAAAAGAATACAATGATCTCCTGCGCAATTACGTAGGACGTCCCACGCCGCTTTACCGGGCAAACAGGCTTTCGGAAAAATACAAAACCAACATCTTCCTCAAACGCGAAGATCTTTGCCACACAGGCGCGCACAAGGTGAACAACACCATTGGGCAAATCCTGATGGCTAAAAGACTTGGTAAGCAGCGGGTGGTGGCTGAAACGGGTGCAGGACAACATGGCGTGGCAACGGCCACTGTTTGCGCGCTCATGAACATTGAATGCATTGTTTACATGGGCGAGCTGGACATTGAGCGTCAGGCTCCTAATGTGGCGCGTATGAAAATGCTCGGCGCGGAAGTGAGGCCAGCGACTTGCGGATCACGCACATTGAAAGACGCTACGAATGAGGCCATGCGCCATTGGATCAATAACCCTGTGGACACGCATTATATCATTGGTTCTGTGGTGGGCCCGCATCCTTATCCTGATATGGTGGCGCGGTTTCAGTCTATTATTTCGGAAGAAATGAGATGGCAGCTGAAAGAGCAAACCGGCAAGGAAACACCTGATTATGTGGTCGCTTGCGTGGGTGGAGGAAGCAATGCGGCGGGTGCATTTTATCATTTTCTGGATGATGAAGATGTGAAGCTCGTGGCTGTGGAAGCTGCCGGAAAAGGCATTAATTCGGGACATTCTGCTGCGACAACAGCTTTGGGAAAACCAGGCGTTTTGCACGGAAGCCGCACGATTTTGATGCAAACTGAAGACGGCCAGGTTGTGGAGCCATTCTCTATTTCAGCCGGTTTGGATTATCCTGGAATTGGTCCTCAGCACGCATATTTGTACGACAGCGGAAGAGGAATTTTTATGTCGGCAACGGATGAAGAATCTGTGCAGGCCGCATTTGAACTGACTCGATATGAAGGCATTATCCCGGCATTGGAATCAGCGCATGCATTGGCTATTTTAGGTCAATTGGGTGCGACGGAAAGGGAAAATGTGATCGTAAACCTCTCTGGCCGTGGTGATAAGGACATGGCTACTTACATGAAATACATCGTTTAA
- a CDS encoding Ig-like domain-containing domain, with protein MIRTIAIAIICLLIFGRCAQQVSPTGGKKDSIPPNLLESNPLNKTLNFKGKKIEMFFDEYVVVDNINQKLIITPETDNPYSYKQNGMSVSLNFKNQFKDSTTYTLSFGDAIRDFAEKNPAKNLKLVFSTGTTLDSGRVYGSLKDIRTNKPIFDALVGLYNVSDTLNIAKQKPYYFSRTDSSGVFSIENIQTRNYKLIAIDDKNRNMLYNAKDERMGFLGKPISAGSDSASYSLNMFFSDNTALKIQRTIPRVNNYAVVFSKSIEKVDVKFMNNDTLPYMLENGAALKFFNVQPHPDSTLVKLTVTDSLGTITDFEQKIAFQVQRGKERQRDPFNMTTKPEGNKALTNTFTYTLNLNKPVRFLDDKNITLITDSLTHEPLSAFKYRWNPTHTELTIEAKSFAKDTIKWDFPKGSMLSVEGDTLPKTLIRHPVLKDEDYGQIKGAIVNADTSMRYIIELVDEQYRLMETQYTSPYTFIHIPQGKYYLRVTLDANRNRRWDAGEMDKDKQPEMILYMPDKILLKANFELNDINITLPK; from the coding sequence ATGATCAGAACCATTGCCATTGCTATAATTTGCCTTCTCATTTTCGGTCGCTGTGCACAACAAGTTTCTCCTACGGGAGGCAAGAAAGATTCTATTCCACCCAATCTTCTGGAAAGTAATCCGCTCAATAAAACGCTCAATTTTAAGGGCAAGAAAATTGAAATGTTCTTCGATGAATATGTTGTCGTAGATAATATTAACCAGAAACTGATCATTACCCCAGAGACGGATAATCCGTATTCATACAAACAAAACGGAATGTCTGTTTCCCTTAATTTTAAAAATCAATTCAAAGACAGCACCACTTACACCCTGAGTTTTGGGGATGCAATCCGAGATTTTGCAGAAAAAAATCCCGCTAAAAACCTCAAACTTGTGTTTAGCACGGGCACTACGCTCGACTCCGGACGTGTGTACGGGAGCCTGAAAGACATTCGGACCAACAAGCCAATTTTCGATGCATTGGTAGGGCTATATAATGTAAGCGACACACTGAATATCGCTAAGCAGAAACCTTACTACTTTTCAAGAACGGACAGTAGCGGCGTATTCTCCATTGAAAACATTCAGACAAGAAACTATAAGCTCATCGCGATAGACGACAAGAATCGGAATATGCTTTATAATGCAAAAGACGAGCGGATGGGCTTTTTGGGGAAACCCATTTCGGCTGGTTCGGACTCGGCCTCGTACAGCCTTAACATGTTTTTTTCGGATAATACAGCACTCAAAATCCAGCGAACAATTCCGAGGGTCAATAACTATGCAGTGGTGTTCAGCAAATCCATTGAAAAGGTTGACGTGAAGTTCATGAACAATGATACCCTTCCTTATATGCTCGAGAACGGGGCTGCTTTGAAATTCTTCAACGTTCAACCGCATCCGGATTCGACTCTGGTGAAGCTTACTGTTACCGATTCACTTGGGACCATTACGGATTTTGAACAAAAAATAGCATTTCAAGTCCAAAGAGGGAAGGAGCGGCAACGAGATCCTTTCAATATGACCACCAAGCCGGAGGGAAATAAGGCGCTCACCAATACATTTACCTACACACTGAACCTAAACAAACCGGTCCGGTTCCTGGACGACAAAAACATTACATTAATTACGGACAGCCTTACGCACGAGCCGCTCAGCGCGTTCAAATATCGCTGGAATCCTACGCATACGGAATTGACGATCGAGGCGAAATCATTTGCGAAAGACACCATTAAATGGGATTTTCCAAAAGGCAGCATGCTTAGTGTAGAAGGCGATACATTGCCAAAAACACTCATCAGACATCCCGTATTGAAAGACGAAGATTATGGGCAGATTAAAGGCGCAATTGTCAATGCTGACACTTCCATGCGCTATATTATTGAGCTGGTCGACGAGCAATATAGGCTGATGGAAACTCAATACACGAGCCCATATACATTCATTCACATTCCCCAGGGCAAATACTATCTCCGCGTTACGCTCGACGCGAACCGCAACCGACGTTGGGATGCGGGAGAGATGGATAAAGATAAACAGCCCGAAATGATCCTATACATGCCTGATAAAATTCTTTTGAAGGCCAATTTTGAGTTAAACGACATCAATATCACGCTCCCAAAGTAA
- a CDS encoding class I SAM-dependent methyltransferase: protein MPLENLQNCPICDKSSFNNYLNVEDYTVSHKEFTIQQCNNCYFLFTNPRPSEADIGAYYQSEDYISHHDEEKSNLISKAYTAVRNHTIKQKVNLINSLSPSKGSMLDVGCGTGVFLTATEKDGWKISGTEPDPGARVIAQKRAGAAIHESINAVELTDQTFDIITMWHVLEHVHLLNETIEWLYQHLNPNGKILIAVPNPQSFDATKYGRFWAAYDVPRHLYHFTKGTMKTLLKKHNLEVQNILPMWFDSFYVGMLSTKYSGGSINYLDSVKTGLLSNLKGRSSDKEHLNTSSLIYIVSKK, encoded by the coding sequence ATGCCGTTAGAAAATCTTCAGAATTGCCCGATTTGCGATAAGTCCAGCTTCAATAACTATTTGAATGTTGAAGATTACACCGTTTCTCATAAGGAATTTACCATTCAGCAATGCAACAATTGTTATTTCCTTTTTACCAATCCGCGTCCTTCCGAAGCCGATATTGGAGCCTACTACCAGTCGGAAGATTACATTTCGCATCACGATGAAGAGAAGTCAAATTTGATTTCCAAAGCTTACACAGCCGTCAGAAATCATACGATCAAGCAGAAAGTGAACTTGATCAATAGCTTGTCACCTTCAAAAGGAAGCATGCTGGATGTAGGGTGCGGAACCGGTGTTTTCCTTACTGCAACGGAGAAAGACGGCTGGAAAATTTCAGGAACAGAACCGGATCCGGGAGCAAGAGTAATAGCGCAAAAGAGGGCAGGCGCTGCGATTCATGAATCGATTAACGCGGTTGAATTGACTGATCAAACATTTGACATAATAACCATGTGGCATGTGCTCGAACATGTCCATTTATTGAATGAAACGATTGAGTGGCTTTACCAGCATCTTAATCCAAATGGTAAAATTCTGATCGCCGTTCCGAATCCACAGTCTTTTGATGCCACTAAATATGGCCGTTTCTGGGCCGCTTACGATGTCCCAAGGCATCTCTATCACTTCACCAAAGGAACAATGAAAACACTGCTGAAAAAGCATAATTTGGAGGTGCAGAACATTCTTCCGATGTGGTTTGATTCTTTCTATGTGGGGATGCTCAGCACCAAATACAGCGGGGGAAGCATTAATTATCTGGATAGCGTAAAAACCGGGCTTTTGTCAAATTTAAAAGGCAGATCGAGTGATAAGGAGCACCTTAATACATCGAGTCTTATATACATTGTTTCAAAAAAATAA
- a CDS encoding DUF4175 family protein: MEGLLLRIQEYRQKYYQNQLLKGIILSAALLLSVFLFFNTIEYFGRFSSGVRGTLFFGFLAVLVFSFFQWVVQPLIHLSGLRKPISDEQAALQIGEYFPEIGDKLVNTLQLRGLTGTQSDLIEASIRQKSGQLLIVKFSDAIRFNENKKRIKYAIYPLAAIAAILLFNPSFFSSSSDRIIHFQKNYTYAPFSFILENKSLKAFRNEDFTLKLKLKGEALPTAAYLVQNGSRFKLNNDGNQTYSYTFKNLQRDVAFSFDAAGFTSEEYRINVAERPSLLSFDVNLHYPAYLNKPAEGLNNVGNLSVPEGTTVEWNFNTSSTKALAIKFDDDSALYRAKGSDGEHFEIKKTVKRSSQYQVNLQNDETTNSDKIGYFINVVPDKFPVMSLENFQDTTLYNYLVLGGSISDDYGFSQLKMFYSVKRADQKEPSPAKGIPVPFNKTVNTQSFYFQWYVDSLKLAPGDKIEYYAQVWDNDGVNGPKSAKSRSIQFTVPSKDQLEAEIKKSEKETEDQMQSAMKKAQSLQKDLTNLDNKLKSNKELDFKEQKQIEEVLKKRDELMKELQALQEKNQNANEKSKQFNQQSPELQSKLDQLQKLMNELMDKDTEKLYQELKKLLEQKQSDRMSSMMEKLKNKENNLEKELERTMKLFKQMQLEQKMENLTEKLDELADKEDQLADKSQENDKNKNSDDKKGKNEDLKKEQEKIQDEFKKAQEDSKEVEKMSEELEQPLDTQKEEQKNASEQMEESREQLDKQQNKKASESQKKAAQSMKKMSKSMQEAMEAAEMEQMQENLDALRDILENLITLSFDQETLMKDFRGVSLQDPRFIKLGQQQLKLKDDAKIVEDSLYALANRVIQIQSFITRELNDMKSYMDESVKSIKDRQINQATSKQQFAMTSMNNLALMLSDVFNQMQQQMAMAMPGSGKGKKGKQKGEQKGMGEMQEKLNGEMKKLGEGKEGQGNNSEKLARMAAEQAMIRKMIQDLMESQKGTEVGKQMGKELQEIAEKMDETETDLVNKRITPELIKRNQEITTRLLESEKAMKEQDEDEQRKAQSAKQLPRQPPAAFEKYIRDKEKQTELLRTIPPTFSPFYKREVDTYFRKYQAKN; the protein is encoded by the coding sequence ATGGAAGGCCTGTTGCTCCGCATTCAGGAATACCGTCAAAAATACTATCAGAATCAGCTCCTCAAAGGCATTATCCTTTCTGCGGCGCTGCTGTTGAGCGTGTTTTTGTTTTTCAATACAATCGAATATTTCGGGCGTTTCAGTTCTGGTGTCCGGGGAACATTGTTCTTCGGATTTTTGGCTGTGCTCGTTTTTTCATTTTTTCAGTGGGTTGTCCAGCCGCTAATCCACCTTTCCGGCCTTAGAAAGCCTATTTCGGATGAGCAGGCCGCATTGCAAATCGGCGAATATTTTCCGGAAATAGGGGATAAGCTCGTTAATACATTGCAGTTAAGGGGATTAACCGGCACGCAATCCGACCTGATCGAAGCCAGCATTCGCCAGAAATCAGGCCAGCTGCTCATTGTCAAATTTTCTGATGCCATTCGTTTTAATGAGAATAAAAAGCGCATTAAGTATGCTATTTATCCGCTCGCAGCTATTGCGGCAATCTTGCTTTTCAATCCATCATTTTTCTCGTCCAGCTCAGACAGGATCATTCATTTCCAGAAGAATTACACTTACGCGCCGTTTTCATTTATCCTTGAAAACAAATCTCTGAAAGCATTTAGAAATGAGGATTTTACATTAAAACTCAAACTAAAAGGCGAAGCATTGCCTACTGCGGCCTATCTGGTTCAGAACGGTTCAAGATTTAAGTTGAACAATGATGGCAATCAGACATATTCCTATACATTCAAAAACCTGCAAAGAGATGTTGCATTCTCGTTTGACGCAGCTGGATTCACTTCGGAGGAATACAGGATCAATGTCGCAGAACGGCCTTCGCTGCTTTCTTTTGACGTAAACCTGCATTATCCAGCGTATCTCAACAAACCCGCGGAAGGGCTTAATAATGTTGGAAACCTTTCTGTGCCCGAAGGAACAACCGTCGAATGGAATTTTAACACTTCTTCCACGAAAGCGCTGGCGATTAAGTTTGATGATGATTCGGCATTATACCGTGCAAAAGGCAGCGATGGGGAGCATTTTGAAATCAAAAAAACAGTAAAGCGCTCATCGCAATATCAGGTGAATTTGCAAAATGATGAGACTACGAATTCAGATAAAATTGGTTATTTCATCAATGTGGTTCCCGACAAGTTTCCCGTCATGAGTCTCGAAAATTTCCAGGATACGACACTTTACAATTATCTCGTGCTCGGCGGCTCGATTAGTGATGATTATGGTTTCTCCCAGTTGAAAATGTTTTATTCTGTGAAGCGGGCGGATCAAAAAGAACCTTCACCAGCCAAAGGAATCCCAGTGCCATTTAACAAAACGGTTAACACACAGAGTTTTTATTTCCAATGGTATGTAGACAGCCTTAAACTGGCTCCGGGCGACAAGATCGAATACTATGCCCAGGTTTGGGATAATGATGGCGTGAATGGGCCAAAAAGTGCCAAATCTCGGTCGATTCAGTTTACTGTTCCTTCCAAAGATCAGTTAGAGGCGGAGATTAAGAAGTCGGAAAAGGAAACGGAGGACCAAATGCAGTCGGCCATGAAGAAGGCTCAGAGCCTGCAAAAGGATCTGACGAATCTTGACAATAAATTAAAGAGCAATAAAGAACTCGATTTTAAGGAGCAAAAACAGATTGAAGAGGTGCTGAAAAAGCGCGATGAGCTGATGAAAGAATTGCAGGCGTTGCAGGAAAAAAATCAGAATGCAAACGAAAAATCAAAACAGTTCAATCAGCAGAGCCCGGAGCTGCAAAGCAAATTAGATCAGCTTCAAAAGCTCATGAATGAGCTCATGGACAAGGATACCGAAAAGCTTTATCAGGAATTGAAAAAACTCCTTGAACAAAAGCAAAGCGACCGCATGTCGAGCATGATGGAAAAGCTCAAAAACAAGGAAAATAACCTTGAAAAAGAGCTGGAACGCACCATGAAGCTTTTCAAGCAAATGCAACTTGAACAGAAAATGGAAAATCTGACCGAAAAGCTGGACGAGTTAGCAGATAAGGAAGATCAGCTTGCAGATAAAAGTCAGGAAAATGACAAGAATAAAAATTCCGACGACAAAAAAGGCAAAAACGAGGATTTGAAAAAAGAGCAGGAAAAAATCCAGGACGAGTTTAAAAAAGCCCAGGAAGATTCCAAGGAGGTCGAAAAAATGAGCGAAGAGCTTGAACAGCCTTTGGATACACAAAAAGAAGAGCAAAAAAACGCTTCTGAGCAGATGGAAGAAAGTAGGGAGCAACTAGACAAGCAACAGAATAAAAAAGCTTCTGAATCGCAGAAAAAGGCGGCACAATCCATGAAGAAAATGTCGAAGTCTATGCAGGAAGCGATGGAGGCTGCGGAGATGGAGCAAATGCAAGAAAACCTGGACGCTTTACGGGATATTCTTGAAAACTTGATCACACTTTCATTTGATCAGGAAACATTGATGAAAGATTTTAGAGGCGTCAGTCTGCAAGATCCAAGATTTATCAAACTTGGTCAGCAGCAACTGAAATTGAAAGACGATGCAAAAATCGTTGAGGACAGTCTTTACGCGCTTGCGAACCGCGTTATTCAAATCCAGTCGTTTATCACGCGTGAGCTTAATGATATGAAGTCCTACATGGACGAGAGTGTGAAGAGCATTAAGGATCGACAAATTAATCAGGCGACTTCGAAGCAACAATTTGCGATGACTTCGATGAATAACCTGGCATTAATGTTAAGCGACGTTTTCAACCAGATGCAACAGCAAATGGCGATGGCCATGCCGGGAAGTGGTAAGGGCAAGAAAGGAAAGCAAAAAGGCGAACAGAAGGGGATGGGCGAAATGCAGGAGAAGCTCAATGGTGAAATGAAAAAGCTTGGGGAAGGCAAAGAGGGGCAAGGAAATAATTCCGAGAAGCTGGCCAGAATGGCGGCTGAACAGGCGATGATCCGGAAGATGATCCAGGACCTGATGGAATCGCAGAAAGGAACAGAAGTTGGAAAACAGATGGGTAAAGAGTTGCAGGAAATTGCTGAGAAAATGGACGAGACCGAAACGGATCTTGTAAACAAACGCATCACACCCGAGCTTATCAAACGCAACCAGGAAATCACAACACGACTGCTGGAATCCGAAAAAGCGATGAAGGAGCAAGACGAAGACGAGCAACGCAAAGCCCAAAGTGCAAAACAATTGCCAAGACAACCACCTGCGGCATTTGAAAAATACATCCGCGATAAAGAAAAGCAGACAGAACTGCTACGGACTATTCCGCCAACATTCTCTCCGTTCTACAAAAGAGAGGTGGACACCTACTTCCGCAAGTATCAGGCTAAGAACTGA
- the trpA gene encoding tryptophan synthase subunit alpha translates to MNRITNLFSGVNAHHEAGLLNVYFTAGFPELNDTMRVLQALQDGGADLVEIGMPYSDPVADGETIQKSNDRALENGMSVKILFEQLADMRETISVPVLLMGYVNPVLQFGIEAFCKKCAEVGVDGLILPDMPMDVYLNEYKAIFDAYGILNIFLVTPQTSEKRIRQIDEISEGFIYTVSSASVTGSNTGVSDDMEAYFNRLNAMQLRNPRLIGFGIKDHATFKKASDYAAGAIIGSAFIRVLQESNDLEQDIKSFVRNVKDYPETIEA, encoded by the coding sequence ATGAACCGCATTACAAATCTTTTTAGCGGCGTAAATGCGCATCATGAAGCCGGATTGCTGAATGTGTATTTCACAGCAGGCTTTCCGGAATTGAATGACACCATGCGCGTTTTACAGGCTTTGCAGGACGGCGGCGCTGACCTGGTTGAGATTGGCATGCCTTACTCGGACCCTGTTGCCGACGGCGAAACCATTCAGAAAAGCAATGACCGGGCGCTGGAAAATGGCATGTCTGTGAAGATCCTTTTCGAGCAACTGGCGGATATGCGTGAGACCATTTCTGTTCCTGTGCTGCTAATGGGTTATGTCAATCCGGTTTTGCAATTTGGCATTGAAGCTTTTTGTAAAAAATGCGCTGAGGTTGGCGTTGACGGGCTGATCCTACCGGATATGCCAATGGATGTATATTTGAATGAATACAAAGCCATTTTCGACGCTTACGGCATTCTGAATATTTTCCTGGTAACGCCTCAAACTTCTGAAAAACGCATTCGCCAGATTGACGAAATAAGTGAAGGTTTTATTTACACGGTTTCTTCTGCAAGCGTAACAGGCTCTAATACAGGTGTAAGCGATGATATGGAAGCTTATTTTAACCGATTGAATGCCATGCAGCTGCGCAATCCGCGACTGATTGGTTTTGGGATTAAAGACCATGCAACATTTAAAAAAGCTTCTGATTATGCAGCCGGCGCCATTATCGGCAGCGCATTCATCCGCGTTTTGCAGGAAAGCAATGATCTTGAACAGGACATTAAGTCTTTTGTTAGAAATGTAAAAGATTATCCTGAAACGATCGAAGCATAA
- the ybeY gene encoding rRNA maturation RNase YbeY, which produces MLNFFTENVDFDLLRPVKTKKWIKNTSLSEGYEIADLNYIFCDDEYLLEINKQYLDHDYFTDIITFDNSEEDNVIEGDIYISVDRVKENAATFEADFETEMRRVLIHGLLHLMGYDDTDEKLKAAMRAKEDQYLSLF; this is translated from the coding sequence ATGCTTAATTTCTTCACCGAAAACGTCGATTTCGACTTATTACGCCCTGTTAAGACAAAGAAATGGATCAAAAATACCTCGTTGTCAGAAGGTTATGAGATCGCTGATTTGAATTATATTTTTTGTGACGACGAATATCTTCTGGAAATCAATAAACAATATCTTGATCACGACTATTTTACGGACATCATTACGTTTGACAATAGTGAGGAAGACAATGTGATCGAAGGAGACATTTATATCAGCGTTGATAGGGTGAAGGAGAATGCGGCAACTTTTGAAGCTGATTTTGAAACCGAAATGCGGCGCGTCTTAATACACGGTTTGCTGCATTTGATGGGTTATGATGATACGGATGAAAAGCTAAAAGCTGCAATGCGAGCCAAAGAGGATCAGTATCTTTCGCTGTTCTAG
- the mnmG gene encoding tRNA uridine-5-carboxymethylaminomethyl(34) synthesis enzyme MnmG, translating to MFQEYDVIVVGAGHAGCEAAAAAATMGSSVLLITMNMHTIAQMSCNPAMGGVAKGQIVREIDALGGQSGIISDKTMIQFRMLNLSKGPAMWSPRCQSDRAMFATEWRNVLENNPNVDFWQDTAKEILIEDGKACGVKTSLGIEIKSKSVVLTNGTFLNGLIHIGEKNFGGGRTGEKAATGITEQLLTLGFEAGRMKTGTPPRVDGRSLDYSKMEEQPGDENPSKFSYTDTKPLAKQRSCWITYTNSEVHEILRTGFEKSPMFSGRIKGIGPRYCPSVEDKINRFADKDRHQIFVEPEGWDTVEVYVNGFSTSLPEDVQYAALRKIPGFENAKMFRPGYAIEYDYFPPTQLKSTLETHLIKNLFFAGQINGTTGYEEAACQGLMAGINAHQNVYELDPFVLKRSEAYIGVLIDDLINKGTEEPYRMFTSRAEYRTLLRQDNADIRLTEKGYDLGLASQERLDNVNKKKAEVAQIIAAFSGTKLTPEEINPTLEAIGTAALREKIALAQLLKRPQISIDQLTEASPIVADLLEKYGTDSIHQAEINLKYDSYIEKEMLLVEKMNKLENLNIIENFNYDVVTSLSFEGREKLKRTRPQTIGQASRISGVSPSDISVLMLFIGR from the coding sequence ATGTTTCAAGAATATGATGTAATCGTGGTAGGAGCAGGCCATGCGGGTTGTGAAGCAGCTGCGGCTGCGGCAACGATGGGCTCCTCCGTTCTGCTGATTACAATGAATATGCACACCATTGCCCAGATGTCTTGCAACCCCGCAATGGGCGGTGTGGCGAAGGGGCAGATTGTTCGTGAGATCGATGCACTCGGCGGACAGTCGGGGATCATCAGCGACAAAACAATGATCCAGTTCCGGATGCTCAATCTGTCAAAAGGCCCTGCGATGTGGAGCCCAAGATGCCAGAGCGACCGGGCAATGTTTGCCACCGAATGGCGGAATGTTTTGGAAAATAATCCGAATGTTGATTTCTGGCAAGATACTGCGAAGGAGATTTTGATCGAGGATGGAAAGGCTTGTGGAGTTAAAACGAGCCTGGGAATTGAGATCAAATCCAAGTCCGTAGTTCTTACGAATGGAACATTCTTGAATGGCCTAATCCATATTGGCGAGAAAAATTTTGGAGGCGGAAGGACGGGTGAAAAAGCAGCAACCGGAATCACCGAGCAACTGTTAACATTGGGTTTCGAAGCCGGCAGAATGAAAACCGGAACGCCGCCGCGTGTGGATGGTCGCTCGCTGGATTACTCCAAAATGGAAGAGCAGCCCGGAGATGAAAATCCATCCAAATTTTCTTACACGGATACAAAGCCTCTTGCTAAGCAACGTAGCTGCTGGATTACTTATACGAATTCTGAGGTGCACGAAATCCTGAGAACGGGTTTTGAAAAGTCACCGATGTTCTCGGGACGCATTAAAGGAATTGGACCTCGTTATTGTCCATCGGTTGAGGATAAAATTAACCGCTTTGCTGATAAAGATCGTCACCAGATTTTTGTAGAGCCGGAAGGGTGGGATACAGTTGAAGTTTATGTAAATGGATTCTCAACTTCGTTACCCGAAGACGTGCAATACGCAGCGCTCCGGAAAATTCCTGGATTTGAGAACGCAAAAATGTTCCGTCCGGGTTACGCGATCGAATACGATTACTTCCCGCCAACGCAATTAAAGTCGACGCTCGAAACGCATTTGATTAAAAACCTCTTTTTCGCCGGGCAGATCAATGGGACCACGGGCTACGAAGAAGCAGCTTGTCAGGGGCTAATGGCCGGCATTAATGCGCACCAAAATGTGTATGAGTTGGATCCATTCGTGCTGAAAAGATCGGAGGCCTACATCGGCGTTTTGATCGACGACTTGATTAATAAAGGCACAGAAGAACCATATAGAATGTTCACCTCCCGCGCAGAATATCGCACGCTGCTGAGACAAGATAATGCAGACATTCGCCTTACCGAAAAAGGATATGATCTCGGCTTAGCAAGCCAGGAGAGGCTGGATAATGTAAACAAAAAGAAAGCTGAAGTCGCTCAGATCATTGCTGCATTCTCAGGAACGAAATTGACGCCCGAAGAGATCAACCCGACACTCGAGGCAATCGGCACCGCAGCATTGCGTGAGAAAATTGCCTTGGCGCAACTTCTAAAAAGACCACAAATCTCTATTGACCAACTGACCGAGGCAAGCCCGATCGTTGCTGATTTGCTTGAAAAATACGGAACAGATTCAATTCATCAGGCAGAAATTAATCTCAAATACGACAGCTATATCGAGAAGGAAATGCTTTTGGTGGAGAAGATGAACAAGCTGGAAAACCTCAACATTATTGAGAACTTCAATTATGATGTTGTTACATCGTTGTCATTTGAAGGCCGTGAGAAACTTAAAAGAACACGTCCGCAAACAATCGGGCAAGCTTCCAGAATCAGCGGCGTGAGCCCTTCCGACATTTCAGTATTAATGCTTTTTATAGGACGATAA